One region of Emys orbicularis isolate rEmyOrb1 chromosome 6, rEmyOrb1.hap1, whole genome shotgun sequence genomic DNA includes:
- the C6H5orf63 gene encoding glutaredoxin-like protein C5orf63 homolog yields MLRFESTAKQLAKYSSRPLWRQLCAATTNIPVLTLFTKNLCPLCDEAKEVLEPYKNRFILQEVDITLSENAVWYDRYKYDIPVFHLNGQFLMKHRVDVKKLENQLVKLEFQNGENQ; encoded by the exons ATGCTTAGGTTTGAGAGTACGGCAAAGCAGCTAGCAAAATATTCTTCTAGGCCACTATGGAGACAACTATGTGCAGCCACTACAAATATACCAGTGTTAACTTTGTTCACCAAG AACCTGTGCCCTCTGTGTGATGAAGCAAAAGAAGTGCTTGAGCCATATAAAAACAGG TTTATTTTGCAGGAAGTGGATATCACCCTTTCAGAGAACGCAGTGTGGTATGACAGATATAAGTATGACATACCTGTCTTCCATTTAAATGGGCAGTTCCTAATGAAGCATCGGGTAGACGTTAAAAAACTTGAGAACCAGCTTGTGAAGCTAGAGTTTCAAAATGGTGAAAACCAATGA